In the genome of Labeo rohita strain BAU-BD-2019 chromosome 24, IGBB_LRoh.1.0, whole genome shotgun sequence, one region contains:
- the ptbp2a gene encoding polypyrimidine tract-binding protein 2 isoform X1, whose product MDGIGDVAVGVKRGSDELLSGSMYNSPSSGLSSISDTTSNGSDSKKLRVEDRVGDAPPSRVLHIRKLPNDVSETEIIALGLPFGKVTNILTLKGKNQAFLELSTEEAAMTMVNYYSAVTPHVRSVPVYIQYSNHKELKTDNSNQSGGTLTSGSNSSDGGGTPSSPVLRIIIDNMFYPVTLDVLQQIFSKFGTVMKIITFTKNNQFQALLQYNDPTSAQQAKVALDGQNIYNACCTLRIDYSKLVNLNVKYNNDKSRDYTRPELPAGDGQPALDPSVVAALGKDSNSLLGKIPGALSPLSAAAAAAAAAGRVALSGHSGASGVLLVSNLNEEMVTPHSLFTLFGVYGDVQRVKILFNKKDSALIQMADMNQAQLAMSHLNGQKMYSKIIRVTMSKHQTVQLPRDGLDDQGLTKDFTNSPLHRFKKPGSKNFQNIFPPSATLHLSNIPQDITEEDLRVLFSNSGGTVKAFKFFQDHKMALIQMTTIEEAIQCLIDLHNYNMGNNHHLKVSFSKSTI is encoded by the exons ATGGACGG AATTGGTGACGTCGCAGTTGGCGTAAAG AGAGGATCAGATGAGCTGCTGTCCGGCAGCATGTATAACAGCCCCAGTTCTGGGCTGAGCAGTATAAGCG ATACGACATCCAACGGTAGCGACAGCAAAAAGCTTCGAGTTGAAGACAGAGTTGGCGACGCTCCGCCATCCCGCGTTCTCCACATCAGAAAGTTACCCAACGATGTCTCTGAAACAGAGATCATTGCTCTAGGACTTCCTTTTGGAAAGGTCACCAATATCCTCACACTGAAAGGCAAAAACCAG GCGTTTCTGGAGCTCAGCACAGAGGAAGCTGCCATGACAATGGTCAATTATTACTCAGCTGTGACGCCTCACGTCCGTAGCGTGCCGGTCTACATACAGTACTCTAATCACAAAGAACTCAAGACTGACAATTCAAACCAG TCAGGTGGTACTCTCACATCAGGGTCCAACTCTAGCGATGGTGGCGGTACACCTtcaagtccagttctgaggataATCATTGATAACATGTTTTACCCCGTCACCCTAGACGTGCTGCAGCAG ATCTTCTCAAAGTTTGGCACCGTCATGAAAATCATCACATTCACCAAGAACAATCAGTTTCAGGCCCTGTTGCAGTACAACGATCCAACCAGTGCGCAGCAAGCTAAAGTG GCTCTAGATGGTCAGAACATATACAATGCCTGCTGTACCCTTCGCATAGACTACTCAAAACTCGTCAACCTGaatgtaaaatacaataacGATAAGAGCAGGGACTACACGAGGCCAGAGCTTCCGGCTGGAGATGGACAGCCCGCTCTGGATCCCTCTGTGGTTGCTGCCCTGGGTAAAGATTCGAATTCCCTGCTCGGTAAGATCCCAG GTGCTCTGAGCCCATTGAGCgcggctgctgctgctgctgctgcagctGGAAGAGTTGCTCTGTCTGGGCACTCGGGGGCCAGCGGAGTGCTGCTTGTTAGCAATCTCAACGAAGAG ATGGTTACGCCCCACAGTCTGTTTACCCTCTTCG GGGTTTATGGGGACGTGCAGCGTGTGAAGATTCTTTTTAATAAGAAAGACAGCGCACTGATACAGATGGCCGATATGAACCAGGCTCAGCTTG CGATGAGCCATTTAAATGGTCAGAAGATGTATTCAAAGATCATTCGCGTTACGATGTCAAAACACCAAACCGTTCAGTTACCTCGGGACGGTTTAGACGACCAGGGTCTGACGAAAGACTTCACAAACTCGCCGCTGCATCGTTTCAAAAAGCCCGGCTCCAAGAACTTCCAGAACATCTTCCCTCCTTCTGCCACGCTGCATCTGTCAAACATCCC GCAAGACATAACTGAAGAAGACCTCAGAGTCCTGTTCTCCAACTCCGGTGGCACTGTGAAAGCTTTCAAGTTTTTCCA agaTCATAAAATGGCTCTAATTCAGATGACAACCATCGAGGAAGCTATTCAATGCCTCATCGACCTCCACAATTACAACATGGGTAATAACCACCACCTGAAGGTCTCCTTCTCCAAATCAACCATCTAA
- the ptbp2a gene encoding polypyrimidine tract-binding protein 2 isoform X3, producing MYNSPSSGLSSISDTTSNGSDSKKLRVEDRVGDAPPSRVLHIRKLPNDVSETEIIALGLPFGKVTNILTLKGKNQAFLELSTEEAAMTMVNYYSAVTPHVRSVPVYIQYSNHKELKTDNSNQSGGTLTSGSNSSDGGGTPSSPVLRIIIDNMFYPVTLDVLQQIFSKFGTVMKIITFTKNNQFQALLQYNDPTSAQQAKVALDGQNIYNACCTLRIDYSKLVNLNVKYNNDKSRDYTRPELPAGDGQPALDPSVVAALGKDSNSLLGKIPGALSPLSAAAAAAAAAGRVALSGHSGASGVLLVSNLNEEMVTPHSLFTLFGVYGDVQRVKILFNKKDSALIQMADMNQAQLAMSHLNGQKMYSKIIRVTMSKHQTVQLPRDGLDDQGLTKDFTNSPLHRFKKPGSKNFQNIFPPSATLHLSNIPQDITEEDLRVLFSNSGGTVKAFKFFQDHKMALIQMTTIEEAIQCLIDLHNYNMGNNHHLKVSFSKSTI from the exons ATGTATAACAGCCCCAGTTCTGGGCTGAGCAGTATAAGCG ATACGACATCCAACGGTAGCGACAGCAAAAAGCTTCGAGTTGAAGACAGAGTTGGCGACGCTCCGCCATCCCGCGTTCTCCACATCAGAAAGTTACCCAACGATGTCTCTGAAACAGAGATCATTGCTCTAGGACTTCCTTTTGGAAAGGTCACCAATATCCTCACACTGAAAGGCAAAAACCAG GCGTTTCTGGAGCTCAGCACAGAGGAAGCTGCCATGACAATGGTCAATTATTACTCAGCTGTGACGCCTCACGTCCGTAGCGTGCCGGTCTACATACAGTACTCTAATCACAAAGAACTCAAGACTGACAATTCAAACCAG TCAGGTGGTACTCTCACATCAGGGTCCAACTCTAGCGATGGTGGCGGTACACCTtcaagtccagttctgaggataATCATTGATAACATGTTTTACCCCGTCACCCTAGACGTGCTGCAGCAG ATCTTCTCAAAGTTTGGCACCGTCATGAAAATCATCACATTCACCAAGAACAATCAGTTTCAGGCCCTGTTGCAGTACAACGATCCAACCAGTGCGCAGCAAGCTAAAGTG GCTCTAGATGGTCAGAACATATACAATGCCTGCTGTACCCTTCGCATAGACTACTCAAAACTCGTCAACCTGaatgtaaaatacaataacGATAAGAGCAGGGACTACACGAGGCCAGAGCTTCCGGCTGGAGATGGACAGCCCGCTCTGGATCCCTCTGTGGTTGCTGCCCTGGGTAAAGATTCGAATTCCCTGCTCGGTAAGATCCCAG GTGCTCTGAGCCCATTGAGCgcggctgctgctgctgctgctgcagctGGAAGAGTTGCTCTGTCTGGGCACTCGGGGGCCAGCGGAGTGCTGCTTGTTAGCAATCTCAACGAAGAG ATGGTTACGCCCCACAGTCTGTTTACCCTCTTCG GGGTTTATGGGGACGTGCAGCGTGTGAAGATTCTTTTTAATAAGAAAGACAGCGCACTGATACAGATGGCCGATATGAACCAGGCTCAGCTTG CGATGAGCCATTTAAATGGTCAGAAGATGTATTCAAAGATCATTCGCGTTACGATGTCAAAACACCAAACCGTTCAGTTACCTCGGGACGGTTTAGACGACCAGGGTCTGACGAAAGACTTCACAAACTCGCCGCTGCATCGTTTCAAAAAGCCCGGCTCCAAGAACTTCCAGAACATCTTCCCTCCTTCTGCCACGCTGCATCTGTCAAACATCCC GCAAGACATAACTGAAGAAGACCTCAGAGTCCTGTTCTCCAACTCCGGTGGCACTGTGAAAGCTTTCAAGTTTTTCCA agaTCATAAAATGGCTCTAATTCAGATGACAACCATCGAGGAAGCTATTCAATGCCTCATCGACCTCCACAATTACAACATGGGTAATAACCACCACCTGAAGGTCTCCTTCTCCAAATCAACCATCTAA
- the ptbp2a gene encoding polypyrimidine tract-binding protein 2 isoform X2, protein MDGIGDVAVGVKRGSDELLSGSMYNSPSSGLSSISDTTSNGSDSKKLRVEDRVGDAPPSRVLHIRKLPNDVSETEIIALGLPFGKVTNILTLKGKNQAFLELSTEEAAMTMVNYYSAVTPHVRSVPVYIQYSNHKELKTDNSNQSGGTLTSGSNSSDGGGTPSSPVLRIIIDNMFYPVTLDVLQQIFSKFGTVMKIITFTKNNQFQALLQYNDPTSAQQAKVALDGQNIYNACCTLRIDYSKLVNLNVKYNNDKSRDYTRPELPAGDGQPALDPSVVAALGKDSNSLLGALSPLSAAAAAAAAAGRVALSGHSGASGVLLVSNLNEEMVTPHSLFTLFGVYGDVQRVKILFNKKDSALIQMADMNQAQLAMSHLNGQKMYSKIIRVTMSKHQTVQLPRDGLDDQGLTKDFTNSPLHRFKKPGSKNFQNIFPPSATLHLSNIPQDITEEDLRVLFSNSGGTVKAFKFFQDHKMALIQMTTIEEAIQCLIDLHNYNMGNNHHLKVSFSKSTI, encoded by the exons ATGGACGG AATTGGTGACGTCGCAGTTGGCGTAAAG AGAGGATCAGATGAGCTGCTGTCCGGCAGCATGTATAACAGCCCCAGTTCTGGGCTGAGCAGTATAAGCG ATACGACATCCAACGGTAGCGACAGCAAAAAGCTTCGAGTTGAAGACAGAGTTGGCGACGCTCCGCCATCCCGCGTTCTCCACATCAGAAAGTTACCCAACGATGTCTCTGAAACAGAGATCATTGCTCTAGGACTTCCTTTTGGAAAGGTCACCAATATCCTCACACTGAAAGGCAAAAACCAG GCGTTTCTGGAGCTCAGCACAGAGGAAGCTGCCATGACAATGGTCAATTATTACTCAGCTGTGACGCCTCACGTCCGTAGCGTGCCGGTCTACATACAGTACTCTAATCACAAAGAACTCAAGACTGACAATTCAAACCAG TCAGGTGGTACTCTCACATCAGGGTCCAACTCTAGCGATGGTGGCGGTACACCTtcaagtccagttctgaggataATCATTGATAACATGTTTTACCCCGTCACCCTAGACGTGCTGCAGCAG ATCTTCTCAAAGTTTGGCACCGTCATGAAAATCATCACATTCACCAAGAACAATCAGTTTCAGGCCCTGTTGCAGTACAACGATCCAACCAGTGCGCAGCAAGCTAAAGTG GCTCTAGATGGTCAGAACATATACAATGCCTGCTGTACCCTTCGCATAGACTACTCAAAACTCGTCAACCTGaatgtaaaatacaataacGATAAGAGCAGGGACTACACGAGGCCAGAGCTTCCGGCTGGAGATGGACAGCCCGCTCTGGATCCCTCTGTGGTTGCTGCCCTGGGTAAAGATTCGAATTCCCTGCTCG GTGCTCTGAGCCCATTGAGCgcggctgctgctgctgctgctgcagctGGAAGAGTTGCTCTGTCTGGGCACTCGGGGGCCAGCGGAGTGCTGCTTGTTAGCAATCTCAACGAAGAG ATGGTTACGCCCCACAGTCTGTTTACCCTCTTCG GGGTTTATGGGGACGTGCAGCGTGTGAAGATTCTTTTTAATAAGAAAGACAGCGCACTGATACAGATGGCCGATATGAACCAGGCTCAGCTTG CGATGAGCCATTTAAATGGTCAGAAGATGTATTCAAAGATCATTCGCGTTACGATGTCAAAACACCAAACCGTTCAGTTACCTCGGGACGGTTTAGACGACCAGGGTCTGACGAAAGACTTCACAAACTCGCCGCTGCATCGTTTCAAAAAGCCCGGCTCCAAGAACTTCCAGAACATCTTCCCTCCTTCTGCCACGCTGCATCTGTCAAACATCCC GCAAGACATAACTGAAGAAGACCTCAGAGTCCTGTTCTCCAACTCCGGTGGCACTGTGAAAGCTTTCAAGTTTTTCCA agaTCATAAAATGGCTCTAATTCAGATGACAACCATCGAGGAAGCTATTCAATGCCTCATCGACCTCCACAATTACAACATGGGTAATAACCACCACCTGAAGGTCTCCTTCTCCAAATCAACCATCTAA